One Engystomops pustulosus chromosome 11, aEngPut4.maternal, whole genome shotgun sequence DNA window includes the following coding sequences:
- the VPS26A gene encoding vacuolar protein sorting-associated protein 26A has protein sequence MSFLSGLFGPICEIEVALNDADTRKLSEIKTEEGKIEKHFLFYDGESVAGKVNIVFKQPGKRLEHQGIRIEFVGQIELFNDKSNTHEFVNLVKELALPGELTQSRSYDFEFMQVEKPYESYMGSNVRLRYFLKVTIVRRLTDLVKEYDLIVHQLATYPDVNNSIKMEVGIEDCLHIEFEYNKSKYHLKDVIVGKIYFLLVRIKIQHMELQLIKKEITGIGPSTTTETETVAKYEIMDGAPVKGESIPIRLFLAGYDPTPTMRDVNKKFSVRYFLNLVLVDEEDRRYFKQQEIILWRKAPEKIRKRTNFHQRYEGPDPPGLAEQPEI, from the exons AGTTTTCTGAGTGGTTTATTTGGTCCAATTTGTGAGATTGAAGTTGCGCTCAATGATGCCGACACCAGGAAACTTTCTGAGATTAAAACTGAAGAAGGCaaaattgaaaaacattttttgttctaCGATGGGGAATCCGTAGCTGGAAAG GTCAACATAGTCTTCAAGCAACCCGGTAAAAGACTGGAACACCAAGGGATACGAATAGAGTTTGTGGGACAAATTG AACTGTTCAATGATAAAAGCAATACACATGAGTTTGTGAACCTTGTCAAAGAGCTGGCCCTGCCTGGAGAACTGACACAAAGCAGAAGTTATGATTTTGAGTTCATGCAAGTTGAGAAGCCTTATGAGTCCTACATGGGTTCCAATGTAAGATTAAG GTATTTTCTAAAGGTGACAATAGTGCGACGTCTGACAGACTTGGTGAAGGAGTATGACTTAATTGTACATCAGCTTGCCACATATCCAGATGTCAACAACTCTATCAAAATGGAAGTTGGGATAGAGGACTGCCTACACATAGAATTCGAATACAACAAATCTAA GTACCACTTAAAAGATGTCATTGTTGGAAAAATTTACTTCTTGCTGGTCAGAATAAAAATTCAGCACATGGAACTGCAGCTGATCAAAAAGGAAATAACTGGAATAG GACCCAGTACTACAACTGAAACCGAAACTGTTGCTAAATATGAAATTATGGATGGGGCCCCAGTGAAAG GAGAATCCATTCCCATCCGGCTGTTCCTCGCTGGCTACGACCCCACACCTACAATGAGAGATGTAAACAAAAAGTTTTCAGTGAGGTATTTCTTGAACTTGGTCCTTGTCGATGAGGAAGACAGAAGATATTTCAAACAACAG gaGATCATTTTGTGGAGAAAAGCCCCTGAAAAGATAAGGAAAAGAACTAATTTTCATCAACGATATGAAGGCCCTGATCCTCCGGGTTTAGCAGAGCAACCAGAGATTTAG